The Branchiostoma floridae strain S238N-H82 chromosome 8, Bfl_VNyyK, whole genome shotgun sequence genome has a segment encoding these proteins:
- the LOC118421399 gene encoding uncharacterized protein LOC118421399 isoform X2 yields the protein MKTALLFLACISVAAAQFWHPLHPCASGDECPGMGYCCRYNNVIFQNLCELRPNQGWLCDPTNVSSCPCNEGLTCQPQGTTGQYACQPVVEPSA from the exons ATGAAGACTGCTCTGCTGTTCCTGGCCTGCATCTCTGTGGCCGCG GCCCAGTTCTGGCACCCGTTGCACCCATGCGCAAGCGGCGATGAGTGCCCAGGGATGGGATACTGCTGCCGTTACAACAATGTTATCTTCCAGAATCTC TGTGAGTTGAGGCCAAACCAAGGCTGGCTCTGTGACCCGACGAACGTGTCTAGCTGTCCCTGTAACGAGGGTCTTACCTGCCAGCCTCAGGGTACCACTGGACAGTATGCCTGCCAGCCTGTAGTGGAGCCGTCGGCTTAA
- the LOC118421399 gene encoding dickkopf-related protein 3-like isoform X3: MKTALLFLACISVAAAQFWHPLAPCETDQQCPPTGYCCHYSTVLLFKLCELKPNQGWPCDPTVVSSCECNDGLLCQPDGTTGQYTCQPEVE, encoded by the exons ATGAAGACTGCTCTGCTGTTCCTGGCCTGCATCTCTGTGGCCGCG GCCCAGTTTTGGCATCCTTTGGCCCCATGTGAAACCGATCAACAGTGTCCGCCCACGGGATACTGCTGCCACTACAGCACAGTTCTGTTGTTCAAGCTG TGTGAGTTGAAGCCAAACCAAGGCTGGCCCTGTGACCCTACAGTGGTGTCCAGCTGTGAATGCAACGATGGTCTCCTCTGCCAGCCCGATGGTACCACCGGCCAGTACACCTGCCAGCCTGAAGTGGAGTGA
- the LOC118421400 gene encoding dickkopf-related protein 3-like, translating into MKTALFFLAFIAVAAAQFWHPLAPCAGDHECPMMGYCCRYNNVIFQNLCELRPQQGWPCDVTGVTSCPCTDGLVCKLMAGSMTQATCQLEVEA; encoded by the exons ATGAAGACTGCTCTGTTTTTCCTGGCTTTCATTGCTGTGGCTGCG GCCCAGTTCTGGCACCCTTTGGCCCCATGCGCAGGCGACCATGAGTGCCCAATGATGGGATACTGCTGCCGTTACAACAATGTTATCTTCCAGAATCTC TGTGAGCTGAGGCCCCAGCAGGGCTGGCCATGTGACGTCACTGGAGTGACCAGCTGCCCCTGTACCGACGGGCTCGTCTGCAAGCTGATGGCGGGAAGCATGACGCAGGCCACCTGCCAACTGGAAGTTGAGGCTTAA
- the LOC118421399 gene encoding uncharacterized protein LOC118421399 isoform X5 — protein MKIALLFLACISVAAAQFWHPLHPCAGDHECPAAGYCCHYSTVIFQNLCELKPNQGWPCDPTAVSSCECNTGLLCQPDGTTGQYTCQPEV, from the exons ATGAAGATTGCTCTGCTGTTCCTGGCCTGCATCTCTGTGGCCGCG GCCCAGTTCTGGCACCCGTTGCACCCATGTGCAGGCGACCATGAGTGCCCAGCGGCGGGATACTGCTGCCACTACAGCACTGTTATTTTCCAGAATCTC TGTGAGTTGAAGCCAAACCAAGGCTGGCCCTGTGACCCTACAGCGGTGTCCAGCTGTGAATGCAACACCGGTCTCCTCTGCCAGCCCGATGGTACCACCGGCCAGTACACCTGCCAGCCTGAAGTGTAG
- the LOC118420410 gene encoding uncharacterized protein LOC118420410 — MKVALFFLACVVVVKGQLWNPLAICNGDASCPDPNRYCCRSNTVFLGLPVCELRPHLGWPCDATLQTSCECVQRTVCYKGICTLESQVPAVTEAPVPEGSGEGV; from the exons ATGAAGGTTGCTCTGTTTTTCCTGGCTTGTGTTGTGGTGGTGAAG GGTCAGCTGTGGAACCCGCTGGCGATCTGTAACGGCGACGCGAGCTGTCCCGACCCGAACCGGTACTGCTGCCGCTCCAACACCGTCTTCCTCGGATTGCCTGTG TGTGAGCTGAGGCCTCACCTGGGCTGGCCGTGTGACGCGACCCTGCAGACCAGCTGTGAGTGTGTCCAGCGCACAGTATGTTACAAGGGCATCTGCACACTCGAGTCTCAAGTGCCGGCAGTGACCGAGGCTCCAGTGCCGGAGGGATCAGGCGAGGGTGTCTAA
- the LOC118421424 gene encoding uncharacterized protein LOC118421424: protein MALLPITLYGPTGLDIGSPQKLCKMKTALFFLVFIAVAAAQWTPWNPNDPCDDADDCPLADVYCCIYNKSLGYKKCELTPMEGWACWPETDCPCASADLTCAPNPNSSTGATCQISG, encoded by the exons ATGGCCCTACTGCCGATCACCCTGtacggtccaactgg TCTGGACATCGGCTCACCTCAGAAACTCTGCAAGATGAAGACTGCTCTGTTTTTCCTCGTATTCATTGCTGTGGCTGCG GCTCAGTGGACTCCGTGGAACCCAAATGACCCATGTGACGACGCCGATGACTGCCCGTTGGCGGATGTGTACTGCTGCATCTACAACAAATCTCTTGGCTACAAAAAG TGTGAGCTCACACCGATGGAGGGCTGGGCCTGCTGGCCGGAGACGGACTGCCCATGCGCAAGCGCCGACCTGACGTGCGCCCCGAACCCGAACAGCAGCACGGGGGCTACATGTCAAATCAGTGGCTAA
- the LOC118421399 gene encoding uncharacterized protein LOC118421399 isoform X1, protein MKIALLFLACISVAAAQFWHPLHPCASGDECPGMGYCCRYNNVIFQNLCELRPNQGWLCDPTNVSSCPCNEGLTCQPQGTTGQYACQPVVEPSA, encoded by the exons ATGAAGATTGCTCTGCTGTTCCTGGCCTGCATCTCTGTGGCCGCG GCCCAGTTCTGGCACCCGTTGCACCCATGCGCAAGCGGCGATGAGTGCCCAGGGATGGGATACTGCTGCCGTTACAACAATGTTATCTTCCAGAATCTC TGTGAGTTGAGGCCAAACCAAGGCTGGCTCTGTGACCCGACGAACGTGTCTAGCTGTCCCTGTAACGAGGGTCTTACCTGCCAGCCTCAGGGTACCACTGGACAGTATGCCTGCCAGCCTGTAGTGGAGCCGTCGGCTTAA
- the LOC118421399 gene encoding uncharacterized protein LOC118421399 isoform X4, with protein MKTALLFMACLSVAAAQFWHPLHPCAGDHECPAAGYCCHYSTVIFQNLCELKPNQGWPCDPTAVSSCECNTGLLCQPDGTTGQYTCQPEV; from the exons ATGAAGACTGCTCTGCTGTTCATGGCCTGCCTCTCTGTGGCCGCG GCCCAGTTCTGGCACCCGTTGCACCCATGTGCAGGCGACCATGAGTGCCCAGCGGCGGGATACTGCTGCCACTACAGCACTGTTATTTTCCAGAATCTC TGTGAGTTGAAGCCAAACCAAGGCTGGCCCTGTGACCCTACAGCGGTGTCCAGCTGTGAATGCAACACCGGTCTCCTCTGCCAGCCCGATGGTACCACCGGCCAGTACACCTGCCAGCCTGAAGTGTAG